Below is a genomic region from Bordetella pertussis 18323.
TGGGCAGCAGCCCGATCAGCTGGCTGCCCGCGATGACGTAGCGCATCTGGTGGAAACTGCTGTACTCGACCGAGACGACGGGGCGCAGGATGCCGCGGCCGGTGAACAACTGCTCGGCCATGTCGCGCAGCGGCGACCCGGTTGCCGGCAGGATCCAGCGTGCCTGGCTCAGGTCTTCCCAGCTGACGCGCGCCTTGCGCGCCAGCGGGTGGCCCGCCGCGCTGACCACCTCGAAGGACTCGGTATAGACCTCGACCACGCGCAGCTCGGAGATGCGCGCCCGGTCCAGGATGCGGCCGAAGATGAGGTCGAGATCGTTACGCCGCAAGCCCTCCATCAACCGGTCGGTGGCGCCTTCGGTCAGTTCCAGCCGCACGTTGGGGTGGGCCGACAGCAGGTCGTCGGTAATGCGCGCAAGCAGCTGCGCGGACAGCGACGGGACGATGCCCAGCCTGACCACGCCCGCGCCGCCGCTGGCGTACAAGGCCAATTCGTCGCACATATGGCCGACATCGGACATCACCACGTTGAAGTGCCGCTTGATCAGATCCCCATGCGCGTTGGGGCGCATGCCGCGCCGGTCGCGCTCGAACAGCGGGACGCCGAACATGCTTTCCAGCTCCTGGATCAGCTTGGTCGCCGCCGGCTGCGTCATGCTGGAGGCCTCGGCGGCCTTGCGCAACGAGTGCAGCTCGCAGAGATTGCGAAAGAGTTCCAGGTGCTTCATCCGCAGCCGTGATTTGAATACGGCCGGCACCGAACCGCCCGCCAGTCGTTGCTGTGCCATGGCCTTCTCCACGGGGTGATAACGAAAATATGTCACATAGCCTGTTTTCGTGATTATCCAAGAATGCCTGGAGCGCGCATAGTCACGTCCAGCAAGAGGAGACATCATGAAACTCAGAAACCTGATCGCCGGCGGCCTGGCCGCCACGGCACTGGGCCTGGGCAGCGTGGCGGCCGCTGCCTATCCCGACAAGCCCATACGCATCATCGTGCCCTTCCCGGCCGGCGGCGCGACGGATGTAGTGGCGCGCATGCTGGGCGCCCGCCTGGGCGAGGAGCTGGGGCAATCCGTCATCGTCGAGAACCGCTCCGGCGCCGGCGGCAATATCGGCGCCGACACGGTGGCGCGCTCGCCCGCCGATGGCTATACCTTGCTGGTCGGCTCGCCCGCCGAGGTGGCGATCAACCCGCTGCTCTACGCCAAGATGCCCTATGACCCGGCCAAGGATCTCGTCGCGGTGGCGCGGGTGGCGTCCGCGCCCCTGGTGCTGGTGGTCAACGCGCGCAGCCCCGCCCATTCGGTGGCCGACCTGCTGGCCCAGATCAAGGGCAAGGACGGCGCGGCGAACTATGCCTCGTCCGGTACTGGCGGGCCGCAACACCTGGCCGGCGAATGGTTCCGGCTGGAGTCCAGGGCGGGCATTGCCCATATCCCGTACAAGGGCGGCGCGCCGGCGATGACCGACCTGCTGGGCGGCCAGGTCGACATGTTCTTCTCCGGCCTGCCGCCGGCGCTGCCGCACCTGAAGGCCGGCAAGCTGCGGGCGCTGGCCGTCACCACGCCCCAGCGCTCCGCGCTGTTGCCTGAGGTGCCGACCATGGCTGAGCAGGGCTTTGCGGGTTTCGCCATCGAGAACTGGCAGGGCGTGTTCGCGCCGGCCGGAACGCCGCCGGAGGTGATCAAGCTGCTGTCCGGGAAGATCGGCGCGATTACCCGCGAGCCGGGTTTCGCCGAGCGCCTGCAGGCGCAGGGCGCCAGCCCCGCGTTCATGGACGCCGGCGATATGGCCCGGTTCGTTGACGCGGAACGGCGGAAGTACGGCAAGTTGGTCAAGGAATCAGGCGCGAAAGCGGACTGAACAACGAAGGAAAGGCGATGAGCAACACAACTACGTTGGATCAAGGGACCATGCGGCTGAGCGAGGAAGAACTCGCGATGCTGCGCGGCGACAAGGGCGCCGCGGTGCAGGAAGCGATC
It encodes:
- a CDS encoding LysR substrate-binding domain-containing protein, with translation MAQQRLAGGSVPAVFKSRLRMKHLELFRNLCELHSLRKAAEASSMTQPAATKLIQELESMFGVPLFERDRRGMRPNAHGDLIKRHFNVVMSDVGHMCDELALYASGGAGVVRLGIVPSLSAQLLARITDDLLSAHPNVRLELTEGATDRLMEGLRRNDLDLIFGRILDRARISELRVVEVYTESFEVVSAAGHPLARKARVSWEDLSQARWILPATGSPLRDMAEQLFTGRGILRPVVSVEYSSFHQMRYVIAGSQLIGLLPTSVALQGEAQGDIARLSPAERARFAPISLISRQDFEQPPVVRQFEAIVLRAARDLGQA
- a CDS encoding Bug family tripartite tricarboxylate transporter substrate binding protein, which encodes MKLRNLIAGGLAATALGLGSVAAAAYPDKPIRIIVPFPAGGATDVVARMLGARLGEELGQSVIVENRSGAGGNIGADTVARSPADGYTLLVGSPAEVAINPLLYAKMPYDPAKDLVAVARVASAPLVLVVNARSPAHSVADLLAQIKGKDGAANYASSGTGGPQHLAGEWFRLESRAGIAHIPYKGGAPAMTDLLGGQVDMFFSGLPPALPHLKAGKLRALAVTTPQRSALLPEVPTMAEQGFAGFAIENWQGVFAPAGTPPEVIKLLSGKIGAITREPGFAERLQAQGASPAFMDAGDMARFVDAERRKYGKLVKESGAKAD